Proteins co-encoded in one Sebastes fasciatus isolate fSebFas1 chromosome 11, fSebFas1.pri, whole genome shotgun sequence genomic window:
- the LOC141776402 gene encoding tripartite motif-containing protein 16-like: MAQQGVQLDHERFSCSICLDLLKDPVTTSCGHSYCMNCIKGFWDGEDEKKIYSCPQCRQTFTPRPVLMKNTMLADLVEELKKTGLQAAPADHCYAGHEDVACDFCTGRKRKAFKSCLMCLVSYCEKHLQPHYDVAPLKKHKLVEPSKKLQENICSRHDEVMKMFCRTDQQCICYLCSVDEHKGHDTVSAAAERTERQRELEVSRLNIQQRIQDREKDVKLLQQEVEAVNRSADKAVEDSEKIFTELIRLMEKRSCDVKQQVRSQQKSEVSRVKELQEKLEQEITELKRRDAELKLLSHTEDHNQFLHNYPSLSPLSESTHSSSINIRPLSYFEDVTAAVSEVRDKLQDVLREKWTNVSQTVTEVDVLLSQPEPKTRAGFLQYSQEITLDPNTAHTLLLLSEGNRKATLTWQHQSYSSHPDRFTNWDQVLSRESLTGRCYWEVEWRGRGVYVAVAYKSISRAGRGGECGFGYNDKSWALDCDNNSYTFWYNNVKTPVSGPPSSRVGVYLDHSAGILSFYSVSETMTLLHRVQTTFTEPLYAGLGLHDNFFNDGDTAEFCKLN; this comes from the coding sequence atggcgcagcaaggagttcagctggaccaCGAAAGGTTCTCTtgttccatctgtctggatctactgaaggatccggtgactacttcctgtggacacagctactgcatgaactgtattaaaggcttctgggatggagaggatgagaagaagatctacagctgccctcagtgtaggcagaccttcacaccgaggcctgtcctgatgaaaaacaccatgttagcagatttagtggaggaactgaagaagactggactccaagctgctcctgctgatcactgctatgctggacatgaagatgtggcctgtgatttctgcactgggaggaaacggaaagccttcaagtcctgtctgatgtgtctggtctcttactgtgagaaacacctccagcctcattatgatgtggctccattaaagaaacacaagctggtggagccctccaagaagctccaggagaacatctgctctcgtcacgacgaggtgatgaagatgttctgtcgtactgatcagcagtgtatctgttatctctgctctgtggatgaacataaaggccacgacaccgtctcagctgcagcagaaaggaccgagaggcagagagagctggaggtgagtcgactcaacatccagcagaggatccaggacagagagaaagatgtgaagctgctccaacaggaggtggaggctgtcaatcgctctgctgataaagcagtggaggacagtgagaagatcttcaccgagctgatccgtctcatggagaaaagaagctgtgatgtgaagcagcaggtcagatcccagcagaaaagtgaagtgagtcgagtcaaagagcttcaggagaagctggagcaggagatcactgagctgaagaggagagacgctgagctgaagctgctgtcacacacagaggatcacaatcAGTTTCTACAcaactacccctcactgtcaccactcagtgaatctacacactcatccagcatcaatatccgtcctctgagctactttgaggacgtgacggcggctgtgtcagaagtcagagataaactacaggacgttctgagagagaaatggacaaacgtctcacagacagtgactgaagtggatgttttactgtcacaaccagagcccaagaccagagctggattcttacagTATTCAcaagaaatcacactggatccaaacacagcacacacactgctgttattatctgaggggaacagaaaagcaacattaacatGGCAACATCAGTCTTattctagtcacccagacagattcactaaTTGGgatcaggtcctgagtagagagagtctgactggacgttgttactgggaggtggagtggagagggagaggagtttatgtagcagtcgcatacaagagtatcagcAGAGCAGGGAGGGGGGGTGAATGTGGATTTGGAtacaatgacaaatcttgggcgtTAGATTGTGACAATAACAGTTATACATTTTGGTACAACAATGTTAAaacccccgtctcaggtcctccgtcctccagagtaggagtgtacctggatcacagtgcaggtattctgtccttctacagcgtctctgaaaccatgactctcctccacagagtccagaccacattcactgagcctctctatgctggacttgGGCTTCatgataatttttttaatgatggAGACACTGCTGAGTTTTGTAAACTCAactag